A DNA window from Pseudorasbora parva isolate DD20220531a chromosome 5, ASM2467924v1, whole genome shotgun sequence contains the following coding sequences:
- the gli2a gene encoding zinc finger protein GLI2a, translated as METTSSTTTEKKECKGSGLDGSSFSELPKKPSPTTASRAPHLFSTFHTPIPIDMRHHEGRYHYEPHPLHPMHGPHGLAGSPVISDISLIRLSPHAAATGESPFNPPHPYVNPHMEHYLRSVHSSPTLSMISAARGLSPADVAHEHLKERSLFGLPPPPPGANPSEYYHLITSHRSPYGDLLMQTGAAAGHLPDYMSPVDMSRFPSPRLTPRVSRKRALSISPVSDASIDLQTMIRTSPNSLVAYINNSRSSSAASSSYGHLSVGAISPSFTFPHPITPVAYHQLLSQQRGLNAFGHTPPLLQPSPSLSTRQQTLVTAAALTNNSSADTNTESSQNAGGDPAVSSTVNPMIFKRSKVKTEADGPHPISPGSQDHMELREELDKDECKQEPEAVYETNCHWEGCSKEYDTQDQLVLHISNDHIHGEKKEFVCRWEECSREQKPFKAQYMLVVHMRRHTGEKPHKCTFEGCSKAYSRLENLKTHLRSHTGEKPYVCEHEGCNKAFSNASDRAKHQNRTHSNEKPYVCKIPGCTKRYTDPSSLRKHVKTVHGPEAHVTKKQRGDAPPKPHPPKGNGENEAHTKHERGRSDGLGEANSTTRGVEDCQHVKSIKTENTVMYQSSPGGQSSCSSEPSPLGSATNNDSGVEMAVHSGGSLGDLSALDDTPVVDSTGSPGTSAGVGLQLRKNRGGLLHLEHIKKEKLKTVRDSCSWANASPQVRNTKLPPIPSIDSLLETSIMGIQMPGPPIHRSGDLSSYEMTMLNQLHERRDSSTSTMSSAYTLSRRSSGISPCYSSRRSSEASQFGIRNNNISSADSYDPISTDMSRRSSEASHCGGTGGLTSLLNLTPAQHYRLKAKYAAATGGAPPTPLPNMDRMSLRTRMALYNDSQESSAHLHHSQGVVNSRRCSDTGYSAPGMMPHEVQANLLRRASDPVRRTTFDPLSLPRVQRFNSISNMNFSRLPALDRRAFNLQSNTCSDGSLHRHPFSQRPPSISENVLMENMASDGGDQQEDDLVLPDDMVQYLRSQNGSSNQDPGISVNGGHALDFHGNMISQQQQFYGQRRINMASNNGSHVEPIGSHPEQMAETQDMNKNNMPVQWNEVSSGSVDTTARLPKQQQLRGNLAVIQQKQNFGPYQGFSTNQQIVPMSQNLASMQQAYPQRTIQRMNSVQQYRQSVTNPGQNLGEQVNPQPVYRQDLNFNSSQHLTCNSMGPPNGRAVQNQHMQNYRSNLTHMNNANQQNYVPLTQTAGQNAGRGLIQPRPPSEPKPLNRQHSGSGLVLQNGCSLSNANSSEASPKRPGDFGQLSNGNSIVYYSGEIHMLDPSVDYGSPMSPCSNQAPVASVSTMASPGVNQVTSTVDSTQTLEHTQIDFDAILDDGDHSSLMSGTLSPGLLQSLSQNSSRLTTPRNSVTLASIPAGIGNMAIGDMSSMLTALAEESKFLNMMA; from the exons ACCTCATGGATTAGCTGGCAGTCCAGTTATCTCTGATATCTCTCTCATCCGACTATCGCCTCACGCTGCAGCTACAGGAGAATCCCCCTTCAACCCCCCACACCCATATGTCAACCCACACATGGAGCACTACCTGCGATCAGTCCACAGCAGCCCCACTCTCTCCATGATCTCCGCAGCACGAGGACTGAGCCCTGCTGACG TGGCCCATGAACACCTGAAGGAACGGAGCTTGTTTGGCCTGCCCCCTCCTCCGCCTGGGGCCAACCCCTCAGAGTACTATCACCTCATCACCAGTCATCGCAGCCCTTATGGAGACCTGCTCATGCAGACGGGGGCCGCAGCTGGTCATCTCCCTGACTACATGAGCCCAGTGGACA TGTCCCGTTTCCCCAGTCCCAGACTGACGCCGAGGGTGAGCAGGAAGCGAGCGCTGTCCATCTCTCCTGTCTCGGATGCCAGCATCGACCTGCAGACCATGATCCGCACCTCGCCCAACTCTCTGGTGGCCTACATCAATAACTCCCGCTCCAGTTCGGCTGCCAGCAGCTCTTACGGCCACCTCTCCGTTGGGGCCATCAG TCCGTCCTTCACATTCCCACATCCTATCACACCAGTTGCATACCACCAGCTGCTGTCCCAACAGAGAGGTCTGAATGCGTTTGGACACACTCCCCCCCTCCTACAGCCTTCTCCTTCCCTCAGCACCAGGCAGCAGACCCTGGTGACAGCTGCCGCGCTGACCAACAACAGCAGCGCCGACACCAACACAGAGTCCAGCCAG AATGCTGGTGGAGATCCCGCTGTCAGCAGCACTGTCAACCCTATGATCTTCAAGAGGTCAAAGGTGAAGACTGAAGCAGATGGACCCCACCCCATCTCACCTGGTTCTCAG GATCACATGGAGTTACGGGAGGAACTTGATAAAGATGAATGCAAGCAAGAACCTGAGGCTGTGTATGAGACCAACTGCCACTGGGAAGGATGTTCCAAAGAGTATGACACCCAGGACCAGCTAGTTCTT CATATCAGTAATGACCACATCCACGGAGAGAAGAAGGAGTTTGTATGCCGATGGGAGGAGTGCTCACGAGAACAGAAGCCTTTTAAGGCCCAGTACATGCTTGTGGTTCACATGCGTCGACACACTGGGGAGAAGCCCCATAAGTGCACA TTCGAAGGTTGCTCGAAAGCTTACTCTCGACTGGAAAACCTCAAAACTCACTTGAGATCCCACACAGGGGAGAAGCCTTATGTATGCGAGCACGAGGGTTGCAACAAGGCATTTTCCAATGCTTCAGACCGAGCCAAGCACCAGAACCGCACACACTCAAATGAG AAACCATATGTGTGTAAGATCCCAGGTTGCACAAAACGCTATACAGATCCCAGTTCTCTCAGGAAACATGTGAAGACCGTTCATGGTCCTGAAGCACATGTCACTAAGAAGCAGCGTGGTGATGCACCACCTAAACCTCACCCCCCTAAAGGGAATGGAGAAAATGAGGCCCACACAAAGCATGAAAGGGGAAGATCAGACGGGTTAGGGGAGGCCAACAGCACCACCCGAGGAGTGGAGGACTGCCAACATGTCAAGTCTATCAAGACGGAAAACACAGTG ATGTATCAGTCCAGCCCTGGTGGTCAGTCATCATGTAGCAGTGAGCCATCGCCACTTGGCAGTGCCACCAACAATGACAGTGGAGTAGAGATGGCAGTGCACAGTGGAGGCAGTTTGGGGGACCTGAGTGCTTTAGATGACACACCTGTAGTAGATTCTACCGGTTCTCCGGGTACTTCTGCAGGAGTAGGTCTTCAGCTACGTAAAAACAGGGGAGGACTACTACATCTTGAGCACATCAAGAAGGAAAAACTAAAAACTGTAAGAGACTCCTGCTCCTGGGCGAATGCTTCACCTCAAGTCCGAAATACCAAGCTGCCTCCAATTCCCTCTATCG attcattgctGGAGACTTCAATTATGGGCATTCAGATGCCTGGACCTCCAATCCACCGTTCAGGAGATTTGTCTTCGTATGAGATGACAATGCTAAATCAGCTGCATGAGCGCAGAGACAGCTCCACCAGCACAATGAGCTCAGCATACACGCTAAGCCGTCGGTCCTCTGGTATTTCACCCTGCTACTCCAGTCGTCGCTCTAGCGAGGCTTCGCAATTTGGAATCCGTAACAACAACATCAGCTCAGCAGATTCTTACGACCCCATCTCCACAGACATGTCGCGGCGCTCCAGTGAAGCTAGCCACTGTGGCGGTACAGGTGGACTCACAAGTTTACTAAATCTCACGCCGGCACAACACTACCGCCTCAAGGCGAAATACGCTGCAGCCACAGGGGGTGCGCCACCGACACCTCTACCCAACATGGATCGCATGAGTCTTAGAACTAGAATGGCCCTGTACAATGACTCGCAAGAGAGTTCAGCACATTTGCACCATTCCCAAGGTGTAGTCAACTCAAGACGCTGCAGTGACACCGGCTACAGTGCCCCAGGCATGATGCCTCACGAAGTTCAGGCTAATCTTCTGCGACGAGCAAGTGATCCTGTTCGTCGTACAACTTTTGATCCGCTCTCCTTACCAAGGGTTCAGCGATTCAACAGCATCAGCAACATGAACTTTTCGCGTCTGCCTGCATTAGATCGACGTGCTTTCAACTTGCAGAGCAACACTTGTTCTGATGGCAGCTTGCACCGTCATCCCTTCAGCCAAAGACCTCCTAGTATTTCAGAGAACGTTTTAATGGAGAATATGGCCAGTGATGGGGGTGATCAGCAAGAGGATGATTTGGTGCTTCCAGATGACATGGTACAGTACCTCAGGTCCCAGAATGGTAGCTCAAATCAGGATCCAGGGATTTCTGTAAATGGTGGTCATGCACTAGACTTCCATGGAAATATGATCTCTCAACAACAACAGTTCTATGGGCAACGGCGAATTAACATGGCAAGCAACAATGGAAGTCATGTAGAGCCTATTGGGTCACATCCGGAGCAAATGGCCGAAACCCAAGACATGAACAAGAACAACATGCCTGTGCAATGGAACGAGGTCAGTTCTGGTTCTGTAGATACAACTGCAAGGCTTCCAAAGCAGCAACAACTTAGAGGGAACTTGGCAGTGATTCAGCAGAAGCAGAATTTTGGCCCTTACCAAGGCTTTAGCACTAATCAACAGATTGTACCAATGAGCCAGAACCTGGCTAGCATGCAACAGGCTTATCCACAAAGGACCATCCAGAGGATGAACTCCGTCCAGCAGTATCGGCAGTCTGTTACCAATCCGGGTCAGAATCTCGGCGAGCAAGTAAACCCTCAACCGGTATATCGGCAGGACCTCAATTTCAACTCCAGTCAACACCTTACATGTAACAGCATGGGTCCGCCCAACGGGAGAGCAGTGCAAAACCAACATATGCAGAATTACAGATCAAACTTAACACATATGAATAACGCCAACCAGCAAAATTATGTTCCCCTTACTCAGACTGCAGGTCAAAATGCAGGCAGAGGACTAATACAGCCCAGACCTCCATCCGAGCCCAAACCTTTGAATAGGCAACACTCAGGGTCAGGTTTGGTTCTGCAAAATGGTTGCTCCCTGTCCAACGCCAACTCCTCAGAAGCTAGCCCAAAGAGACCAGGTGACTTTGGTCAACTCAGCAATGGGAACAGCATTGTTTACTATTCAGGAGAGATCCATATGTTGGACCCCAGTGTTGATTACGGTTCTCCCATGTCCCCGTGCTCAAACCAAGCCCCTGTTGCTTCAGTGTCTACAATGGCGTCTCCTGGGGTTAATCAGGTCACCAGCACTGTGGACTCAACTCAAACCCTTGAGCACACTCAAATAGACTTTGATGCCATTTTGGATGATGGAGACCATTCGAGCCTAATGTCCGGCACATTAAGTCCGGGTCTTCTGCAGAGTCTTTCGCAGAATTCCTCACGGCTCACCACCCCACGTAACTCTGTTACTTTAGCCTCGATACCGGCAGGTATTGGCAACATGGCCATTGGTGACATGAGCTCAATGTTAACAGCCCTAGCAGAGGAAAGCAAATTCTTAAACATGATGGCTTGA